A single window of Gavia stellata isolate bGavSte3 chromosome 16, bGavSte3.hap2, whole genome shotgun sequence DNA harbors:
- the LOC132318355 gene encoding SLC35A4 upstream open reading frame protein-like has protein sequence MADDKDPLPKLKDLAFLKDQLENLQRRVEDEVHAGVGQDGSLLASPFLKGFLAGYLVAKLRFSAVLGFVAGTCTGIYAAQNYAVPNVEKTIRDYFSSLKKGRD, from the exons ATGGCGGACGATAAG GACCCGCTGCCCAAGCTGAAGGACCTCGCCTTCCTGAAGGACCAGCTGGAGAACCTGCAGCGCAGGGTGGAGGACGAGGTGCACGCTGGTGTGGGGCAG GATGGCTCTCTGCTGGCCTCACCCTTTCTCAAAGGCTTCCTGGCAGGCTACCTGGTAGCCAAACTTCGCTTCTCGGCTGTCTTGGGATTTGTGGCTGGGACCTGCACAGGGATATATGCTGCTCAGAACTACGCCGTCCCCAATGTTGAAAAGACAATCCGGGACTATTTCAGTTCACTGAAAAAAGGTCGGGACTAG